Below is a genomic region from Bordetella pertussis 18323.
GCCTCCCTTGGAGGTGACCCGCTCGCGCAGCACGGCCGGCGGTTCATCCGATTGCGCTGCCAGCCGCGTGGCGCCGGCCAGCGTGCCCAGCGCCAGCTGGCGCGCCTGCTCGTCGGTCAGCCCGACGGCGCGGCCGCCGGCGATCAGCGCCTCGATGAACAGGAACACATAGGCCGGGCCGCTGCCCGACAGCGCGGTCACGGCGTCCAGCCCGGCGTCGCCGTCGACCCAGACCACCTCGCCCACCGAAGTGAGCAGCTGGCCGGCCAGTTCGCGGTCCTGCGGGGTCACGCCCGGCAAGGCGGCCAGGCCGGTCATCCCCGCCCCCACCAGCGCCGGCGTATTGGGCATGCAGCGCACCAGGCGCTGCCATGGCTGGCCCGGTTCGCCCAGCCAGCCGGCCAGCGTATCGGCGCGGATGCCCGCCGCCACGCTGACGATCAGCGTGTCCGGGCGCAGCCACGGGCGCGTGCCGGCCACGGCCTCGCGCATATGCTGCGGCTTGACCGCATAGACCCACACCCGGCAGCCTGCCAGGGTGGCGTCCGGCGCCGCCGCGGCGCTCATGCCGCGGGCGCGCCAGCCGGCGTGCGAGTCCGCATTGATGTCGACGACATGGATATTGGCTG
It encodes:
- the proC gene encoding pyrroline-5-carboxylate reductase is translated as MKNDLSIAFIGGGNMAAALASGLAGKVCPAANIHVVDINADSHAGWRARGMSAAAAPDATLAGCRVWVYAVKPQHMREAVAGTRPWLRPDTLIVSVAAGIRADTLAGWLGEPGQPWQRLVRCMPNTPALVGAGMTGLAALPGVTPQDRELAGQLLTSVGEVVWVDGDAGLDAVTALSGSGPAYVFLFIEALIAGGRAVGLTDEQARQLALGTLAGATRLAAQSDEPPAVLRERVTSKGGTTAAALDVYAQGDFAGLVERAMQAAARRSRELAEEFGR